One window of the Lactobacillus sp. PV034 genome contains the following:
- a CDS encoding DNA/RNA non-specific endonuclease, producing MDAIKKLIMEKFKLDINSEENSGINILGYFNLNTTQRELNKIINAVNINEPIKTFQNYEVIKRPISWIVYLTKNPINNEEILPNIKVYSFDIQNRNILNKGHLIAEKFQKYLITTPEKVKFFFKNNIRNIILQFSNINSSTDGYKGQSYFEAKIRNAVENDKNIYYEIKPKFFDEEDKIPAGCELIAFEKDSRIKDFNSNDNGEVPFHIFIPNVGNEEFWKNFEGKPNLRYSILNFYKTGIVE from the coding sequence ATGGACGCAATAAAAAAATTAATTATGGAAAAATTTAAGTTAGATATAAATTCAGAAGAAAATAGTGGTATAAACATCCTAGGGTATTTTAATTTAAATACAACACAAAGAGAATTAAATAAAATAATTAATGCAGTTAATATTAACGAACCAATCAAAACATTTCAAAATTATGAGGTGATAAAGCGTCCAATATCATGGATAGTTTATCTTACTAAAAATCCTATAAATAATGAGGAGATATTACCAAATATTAAAGTATATTCATTTGATATTCAAAATCGTAATATTTTAAATAAGGGACATTTAATTGCGGAGAAATTTCAAAAATATTTAATTACTACTCCCGAAAAAGTTAAATTCTTTTTTAAAAATAATATTCGAAATATTATTCTGCAATTTTCCAATATAAATTCGAGTACAGATGGATATAAGGGGCAATCATATTTTGAAGCTAAAATTAGAAATGCAGTTGAAAATGACAAAAATATTTATTATGAAATAAAACCTAAATTTTTTGATGAAGAAGATAAAATTCCGGCAGGATGTGAATTAATTGCCTTTGAAAAAGATTCGAGAATAAAAGATTTTAACTCAAATGATAATGGCGAAGTTCCATTCCATATTTTTATACCAAATGTTGGAAATGAGGAATTTTGGAAAAATTTTGAAGGTAAACCTAATTTGAGGTATAGTATTTTAAATTTTTATAAAACAGGAATTGTTGAATGA
- a CDS encoding N-6 DNA methylase, which translates to MKNKEEYVWKVMNQLRGRTSLFNSVILISNFIFYRYISEHKVSLNLKFSQQSNFQTIVDETKKGKLTIVELQSALNTVETASKNLNGIFQNLNLNSVEYGNSTDERISLFKEALLLVNTLEFTEISYGKFFEILFEKYIAKSVITSTAKSISNVVAKLLITNNKNETMTIYDSTIGTGNMIVNFLDNLDTTKVSIIGDEINPALYNIAKMNLIIHDLKLNQFTIKNINSLEEKWNGKGNADFVSLDPPYSAKWDANPELLKDLRFKKYGVLPPKSKADYAFLLQGLAHLKESGTMAIVLPHGVLFRSAKERKIRQKLLEDGNIEAVIGLPSNLSYNTAIPLIIIILKKNRNDKNVFFIDASQEYEKGRLINALNNQEIKKIVDTYKNKTEIKNYSHLATWDEIKKNDFNLNISRYISPFDESKLPSLQESNFKLKEIQEKIKKDNKELVSALEQIDSKCDNEELKRLIDLIKVK; encoded by the coding sequence ATGAAAAATAAAGAAGAGTATGTTTGGAAAGTTATGAATCAATTAAGAGGTCGGACTTCCTTATTTAATTCTGTCATACTTATATCCAATTTTATTTTTTATCGATATATTTCGGAACATAAAGTTTCATTAAATTTGAAATTTTCCCAGCAAAGTAATTTCCAAACAATTGTTGATGAAACAAAAAAAGGTAAACTTACAATTGTAGAATTACAGAGTGCTTTGAATACGGTTGAAACTGCAAGTAAAAATTTAAATGGAATATTTCAAAACTTAAATTTAAATTCAGTTGAATATGGTAATTCAACTGATGAACGAATTTCATTATTTAAAGAAGCCTTACTTTTGGTCAATACATTAGAGTTCACTGAAATAAGTTATGGAAAATTTTTTGAAATTTTATTTGAAAAATATATTGCTAAATCAGTAATAACTAGTACTGCTAAATCTATTTCAAACGTTGTGGCTAAACTACTTATTACTAACAATAAGAATGAAACAATGACTATTTATGATTCAACAATTGGTACTGGAAATATGATTGTAAATTTCCTAGATAATCTTGATACTACAAAAGTATCAATTATTGGCGATGAAATAAATCCAGCACTATATAATATTGCAAAAATGAATTTAATTATTCATGACTTAAAATTAAATCAATTCACTATTAAAAATATTAATTCGTTAGAGGAAAAATGGAATGGTAAGGGAAATGCAGATTTTGTTTCTTTAGATCCTCCGTATTCAGCTAAGTGGGATGCAAATCCAGAATTATTAAAGGATTTAAGATTTAAAAAATATGGTGTTTTACCACCAAAATCTAAAGCAGATTATGCATTCTTACTACAAGGGTTAGCTCATCTTAAAGAAAGTGGTACGATGGCGATTGTTCTTCCCCATGGTGTTTTATTTAGAAGTGCTAAAGAACGAAAGATTCGTCAAAAACTTTTAGAAGACGGTAATATTGAAGCTGTAATTGGATTACCATCTAATTTATCATATAACACTGCAATTCCATTAATTATCATAATTTTAAAAAAGAATAGAAATGATAAGAATGTCTTTTTTATTGATGCGTCACAGGAATATGAAAAAGGGCGCCTTATAAATGCGTTAAATAATCAAGAAATAAAAAAAATTGTTGATACTTACAAAAATAAGACAGAAATTAAGAACTATTCGCACTTAGCTACTTGGGATGAAATCAAAAAAAATGATTTTAATTTAAATATTTCTAGGTATATTAGTCCTTTTGATGAGTCAAAATTACCTTCTCTCCAAGAAAGTAATTTTAAATTGAAAGAGATACAAGAAAAAATAAAAAAAGATAATAAGGAATTAGTATCAGCTTTAGAACAAATTGACAGTAAGTGTGATAATGAAGAACTTAAGAGACTTATTGATTTGATAAAAGTCAAATAG
- a CDS encoding restriction endonuclease subunit S yields MKLSDFVTCISGPNLKEQKRLIDEEHYVLYTSENLVEDLSKGYKKPPKPKATKYLLSAGDLVINLMTNTSTIVALDNDGKLMSQRIMKLVPNGQIDPWFLCFLLNESIDVKKQEYKKMEGTVIRRVTARLIKNLEIDLPRLEKQKQIGQSYRALEKKIKDNQDFIKQMQLSTIAMLNNYVKEV; encoded by the coding sequence ATGAAATTATCAGATTTTGTTACTTGCATTTCAGGTCCCAATTTAAAAGAACAAAAAAGATTAATAGATGAAGAACATTACGTGCTTTACACTTCTGAAAATCTTGTTGAGGATTTATCAAAGGGGTACAAAAAACCACCTAAGCCTAAAGCAACCAAATATCTATTAAGTGCAGGTGATTTAGTAATTAATTTAATGACTAACACCAGTACTATTGTTGCTTTAGATAATGACGGTAAATTAATGTCGCAACGAATTATGAAGCTAGTGCCAAATGGTCAGATTGATCCCTGGTTTTTATGTTTCTTGTTAAATGAATCAATAGATGTTAAAAAGCAAGAGTATAAAAAAATGGAAGGTACAGTTATCAGGAGAGTTACTGCTAGATTAATTAAAAATCTTGAGATAGATTTACCAAGGTTAGAGAAACAAAAACAAATTGGTCAATCATACCGAGCACTTGAAAAGAAGATTAAGGATAATCAAGATTTTATTAAACAAATGCAGTTGTCAACTATAGCAATGTTGAATAATTATGTTAAGGAGGTTTAA
- a CDS encoding dsDNA nuclease domain-containing protein yields the protein MNGFPTNASYVRKGFNYQDMAALYYFLMHISEIAELNNEGNEDIDVKLKDGTIRYFQAKETKNIDNALKKTELRDALHTLSNNIIRQNYNHLDEVGIITNCNYPFTQKDYNFKVPYKKIDYSGLSSIATKRINDILQEFPKEIDIDFLLSKLSVTKLAYQGSDDASLLERLEIPIYSFMTMARIERSRYRQLLMDWSFLFNRSSENIKYKITPQKFIERTAVTIMDEPNLDKFFSIFQIRTGNKTYISNNYSEQLEKFLNNFKYMSVIQQDFDKYTNKNQNMLQNDLEIEFVNYEYEKISKLMGLNEEEADQDIVKLIIWLRIIHDTYFRNLESIISDED from the coding sequence ATGAATGGATTCCCAACGAATGCTTCATATGTTAGAAAAGGTTTTAATTATCAAGATATGGCAGCTTTATACTATTTTTTGATGCATATATCTGAAATTGCTGAATTAAATAATGAAGGAAATGAAGATATAGATGTAAAATTGAAAGATGGAACAATACGTTATTTTCAAGCAAAGGAAACAAAAAATATAGATAACGCTCTGAAGAAAACAGAATTAAGAGACGCTTTACATACATTAAGCAATAATATCATACGACAAAATTATAATCATTTAGATGAAGTAGGCATTATTACTAATTGTAATTATCCATTTACTCAGAAAGATTATAATTTTAAAGTTCCTTATAAAAAAATAGATTATTCAGGGTTATCCAGTATAGCAACTAAGCGAATAAATGATATATTACAAGAATTTCCAAAAGAGATTGATATTGATTTTCTTCTTAGTAAATTAAGCGTAACAAAACTTGCCTATCAGGGTAGTGATGATGCGTCTCTTCTAGAAAGATTAGAGATTCCAATTTATAGCTTTATGACAATGGCGAGAATAGAGAGGAGTAGATATCGCCAGTTATTAATGGATTGGTCATTTTTGTTTAATAGAAGTTCAGAAAATATTAAGTATAAAATAACGCCCCAGAAATTTATTGAAAGAACTGCAGTTACAATAATGGATGAACCGAATTTAGATAAATTTTTTAGTATTTTTCAAATACGAACTGGTAATAAAACCTATATTTCAAATAATTATTCTGAACAGTTAGAAAAATTTCTTAATAACTTTAAATATATGTCAGTAATACAACAAGATTTTGATAAATATACAAATAAAAATCAAAATATGCTACAGAATGATCTGGAAATTGAGTTTGTAAATTATGAATATGAAAAAATATCTAAGCTAATGGGATTAAATGAAGAAGAGGCAGATCAGGATATTGTTAAATTAATTATTTGGTTAAGGATAATTCATGATACATATTTTAGAAATTTGGAAAGCATAATTAGTGATGAAGATTAA
- a CDS encoding polysaccharide biosynthesis C-terminal domain-containing protein — MKVIKNYLYNIGYQVLAIIVPLITSAYVARVLSPKGVGINAFTNSIINYFILIATMGIGYYGNRQIAYVREDRRKMSQTFWEIQIVKTLMTLLSFIVFEIFLIFYTRQSNYMWAQSINLVAVAFDISWFYEGIEDFKVTVLKNSFVKILSMGAIFIFIKNPSDLMLYIIVLALSTLFGNLTLWPNIIKDLPKVSPNILNPWRHFLPMAELFIPQIATQVYVQLNKTMLGGMVNETASGYYQYSDNLVKLILALVTATGTVMLPHVANAVAKGNMEKVNNMLYKSFDFVSAIAYPMMFGLASVSLTLAVKYYGSGYGPVGPAMLIESIVILMIAWSNVIGVQYLLPLKKNKEFTASVTFGAIINIILNIPLIHRWGLYGAMWSTVISEISVTLYQFIAVRKLLSFKILLKETWKYFVAGLVMFIPVFWMNTHLKNSWLMLGVEVVCGILIYVVMLLILRAAILKDGKNIVMSVVRRK; from the coding sequence ATGAAAGTAATAAAGAATTATCTATATAATATTGGGTATCAAGTTTTAGCTATTATTGTACCGTTGATTACCTCAGCTTATGTAGCCAGAGTTTTATCACCTAAAGGTGTGGGGATTAATGCGTTTACTAACTCAATAATCAATTATTTTATTTTAATTGCAACTATGGGTATAGGTTACTATGGAAATAGGCAGATAGCATATGTTCGTGAAGATAGAAGAAAAATGTCTCAAACTTTCTGGGAAATTCAGATTGTAAAAACTTTGATGACGCTTCTATCTTTTATTGTATTTGAAATATTTTTGATATTTTATACACGTCAAAGCAATTATATGTGGGCTCAATCCATTAATTTAGTAGCTGTGGCATTTGATATTTCATGGTTTTATGAAGGAATTGAAGATTTTAAGGTAACAGTTTTAAAGAATTCTTTTGTAAAAATATTGTCAATGGGGGCCATTTTTATTTTTATTAAAAATCCGAGTGATTTAATGCTATATATCATTGTTCTAGCATTATCGACTTTATTTGGAAATCTTACTTTGTGGCCAAATATAATTAAGGATTTGCCAAAAGTTAGTCCTAATATTTTAAATCCATGGCGTCATTTTCTACCTATGGCGGAGCTTTTTATCCCTCAAATAGCTACCCAAGTGTATGTTCAATTAAATAAAACAATGCTTGGTGGAATGGTAAATGAAACTGCTTCGGGTTATTATCAATATTCAGATAATCTAGTAAAACTTATTTTGGCCTTAGTGACAGCGACAGGAACTGTGATGTTACCTCACGTTGCTAATGCTGTAGCTAAAGGAAATATGGAAAAAGTTAATAATATGCTTTATAAATCTTTTGACTTTGTATCTGCAATTGCTTATCCAATGATGTTTGGTTTAGCGAGTGTTTCGTTAACTTTGGCAGTGAAATACTATGGTTCTGGTTATGGGCCCGTGGGACCTGCTATGTTAATTGAATCGATAGTAATTTTAATGATTGCCTGGAGTAATGTTATAGGAGTACAGTATTTGTTACCTTTGAAGAAAAATAAGGAGTTCACTGCATCTGTTACTTTTGGAGCAATTATTAATATTATCTTGAATATTCCATTAATTCATCGATGGGGCTTATACGGCGCCATGTGGTCAACCGTAATTTCAGAGATCAGTGTAACTCTTTATCAATTTATTGCAGTACGAAAATTATTAAGTTTTAAAATTTTATTGAAAGAAACTTGGAAATATTTTGTAGCGGGTTTAGTAATGTTTATTCCTGTTTTTTGGATGAATACTCACCTTAAGAACTCTTGGTTAATGCTTGGAGTAGAAGTCGTATGTGGAATATTGATTTATGTAGTAATGTTGCTTATCCTGCGCGCTGCTATTTTGAAGGATGGTAAGAATATTGTGATGAGTGTGGTAAGGAGAAAGTAA
- the glf gene encoding UDP-galactopyranose mutase, with product MKNKKILIVGAGLYGTVFAYETANRGYQVTIIEKRNHISGNIYTKEIDGIQVHQYGAHIFHTSNKKVWDYVHQFADFNRYTNSPVANYKGHMYNLPFNMNTFSEMWGVRTPQEALDKINEQRQEMAGKEPKNLEEQAISLIGRDIYEKLIKGYTEKQWGRKCTELPAFIIKRLPVRLIYDNNYFNDDYQGIPIGGYTKMVEKMLDNSNITVKLNTDFFDKKDEYLKNYDKVVYTGMIDKFFDYQLGELEYRSLRFETEEKNVGNYQGNAVINYTEREIPYTRVIEHKHFEFGKGDKDKTIITREYPADWKHGDEPYYPVNNERNNELYKKYQELAEQQDKVIFGGRLGQYKYYNMDQVIAEALKSVENTIGK from the coding sequence GTGAAAAATAAAAAGATATTGATAGTTGGAGCGGGATTGTATGGGACTGTTTTTGCATATGAAACTGCTAATAGGGGATATCAAGTAACCATAATTGAAAAAAGAAATCATATTTCAGGAAATATTTATACAAAAGAAATAGATGGAATTCAAGTACACCAATATGGGGCCCATATTTTTCATACTTCTAATAAGAAGGTATGGGACTATGTTCATCAATTTGCTGATTTTAACCGTTATACTAATAGTCCAGTGGCCAATTACAAAGGACATATGTATAATTTGCCATTCAATATGAATACTTTCAGCGAAATGTGGGGAGTAAGAACTCCACAAGAAGCTCTTGACAAGATTAATGAACAGCGTCAAGAGATGGCTGGTAAAGAGCCCAAAAACCTAGAAGAACAGGCTATTTCTTTAATTGGTAGAGATATCTATGAAAAATTGATCAAAGGTTATACTGAAAAACAATGGGGAAGAAAATGTACTGAACTTCCTGCTTTCATTATCAAGCGTCTTCCAGTTCGATTAATTTATGATAACAACTATTTCAATGATGATTATCAGGGTATTCCAATTGGTGGTTACACTAAAATGGTAGAAAAGATGCTAGATAATTCTAACATTACCGTTAAGTTGAATACTGACTTCTTTGATAAGAAAGACGAGTATCTTAAGAATTACGATAAAGTAGTTTATACTGGCATGATTGATAAGTTCTTTGATTATCAACTGGGTGAGCTTGAATACCGTTCTTTGCGTTTTGAAACCGAAGAAAAGAATGTAGGTAATTACCAAGGAAATGCGGTAATTAATTATACGGAACGTGAAATTCCATATACTCGTGTAATTGAACATAAGCACTTTGAATTTGGTAAGGGAGATAAAGATAAAACTATTATTACCCGTGAATATCCAGCTGATTGGAAACATGGAGATGAACCTTACTATCCAGTTAATAATGAACGCAATAATGAGTTATATAAGAAATATCAAGAACTAGCTGAACAACAAGATAAAGTTATTTTTGGTGGACGTTTAGGTCAATACAAGTACTACAATATGGATCAAGTTATTGCTGAAGCATTGAAGAGTGTAGAAAACACTATTGGTAAATAA
- a CDS encoding serine O-acetyltransferase — translation MKYSPLKQLIKSDVVGYDNSLTSVSLKNFLVRYIKTPGFKVTTWMRICKYLSTKRFSKMILFMARLKYRKLQVKYGIQIGYKLQIKGGFAINHYGGIVIGSGAKIGSNFDIRHSITIGHVDGKTPIIGNNVSVGANVIILGNCTIGDNVIIGAGSVVVKSIPSNSIVVGNPAKVIKKINKIHKRI, via the coding sequence ATGAAATATTCTCCATTGAAGCAATTAATAAAGAGTGATGTAGTAGGTTATGATAATTCATTAACTTCGGTAAGTTTAAAAAACTTTTTAGTACGATATATAAAAACTCCAGGCTTTAAAGTAACTACTTGGATGAGAATATGTAAATATCTTTCTACAAAAAGATTTTCTAAAATGATTTTGTTTATGGCGAGATTAAAATATAGAAAATTACAAGTGAAGTATGGTATTCAAATTGGTTATAAACTACAGATTAAAGGTGGATTTGCAATAAACCACTATGGAGGGATAGTTATAGGAAGTGGGGCTAAAATTGGAAGTAATTTTGATATTAGACATTCGATTACCATTGGTCACGTTGATGGAAAAACGCCTATAATAGGAAATAATGTATCTGTTGGTGCAAATGTTATAATTCTAGGAAATTGTACAATTGGTGATAATGTTATAATCGGTGCAGGTAGTGTGGTAGTTAAATCTATACCAAGTAATTCAATAGTGGTTGGAAATCCAGCAAAAGTGATAAAGAAAATAAATAAAATTCATAAAAGAATATAA
- a CDS encoding O-antigen ligase family protein, with the protein MKIGRIYNFFNYIIAAILIYNCQSIWASGLNNEVLNTVTYFILVASALINIILLLTQSKNQVNLSSILIDSLFIIVYLGLFIFFSTYPNTKLFALRLLIVVVLFFWLIKLENKRIPSILISYWNLMIIIGLISLLFWVLGSLFRLISPTGTVESFWGAFDGIPHLVNSYFNVYYETQSVNSIIGTFIRNTAIFTEGPMAALNFSLALLIGINSSSKNLVLKNTILVFSLASTFTTTGYIFLTILILGHWIDRLKKKNSFNISYLIFILPILIVGSLLLIVLFNQKRIYGSGSVDVRFDDYRVGLKTWTQHIIFGTGISNSNALRNNMELWRMGNPGFSNSITEVLANGGLYLGILYFGSFFKGLLTKDGLKKIFVVMTFYLFVTTAFTYNYILIFLLIWFSSFSTTRENNNEIFSIEAINKE; encoded by the coding sequence TTGAAAATAGGACGAATATATAACTTCTTTAATTATATAATAGCAGCTATACTAATTTATAATTGTCAATCTATTTGGGCAAGTGGATTGAATAATGAAGTATTAAATACAGTAACGTATTTTATATTAGTTGCTTCTGCTCTCATAAATATAATTCTGTTATTAACTCAATCTAAAAATCAGGTTAATCTATCTTCAATTCTGATAGATAGTTTATTTATTATAGTTTATTTGGGCCTTTTTATCTTTTTTAGTACATATCCTAATACTAAGTTATTTGCTCTTAGATTACTGATAGTAGTAGTTTTATTTTTTTGGTTAATAAAGTTGGAAAATAAGAGAATTCCTAGTATTTTAATATCTTATTGGAATTTGATGATAATTATTGGATTAATTTCTTTATTATTTTGGGTATTGGGTTCATTATTTAGATTAATTTCGCCAACTGGGACTGTAGAATCTTTTTGGGGTGCTTTCGATGGAATTCCTCATTTAGTTAATAGTTACTTTAATGTATATTATGAAACCCAAAGTGTTAATAGTATTATAGGAACTTTTATTAGAAATACTGCAATTTTTACTGAAGGTCCAATGGCTGCTTTAAACTTTTCATTGGCTCTTTTAATTGGAATAAATAGTAGTTCCAAAAATTTAGTTTTAAAAAATACAATTTTAGTTTTTTCTCTAGCAAGTACTTTTACAACTACAGGCTACATCTTTTTAACTATCTTAATTTTAGGACATTGGATAGATCGTTTAAAAAAGAAAAATTCTTTTAATATCTCTTATTTAATATTTATTCTTCCTATTTTAATTGTGGGAAGTTTACTGTTAATAGTTCTTTTTAATCAAAAAAGAATTTATGGTAGTGGTTCAGTTGATGTGAGATTTGATGATTATAGAGTGGGATTAAAAACATGGACTCAACATATTATTTTTGGAACCGGAATTTCAAATTCCAATGCTTTAAGAAATAATATGGAACTATGGAGGATGGGGAATCCTGGTTTTAGTAATTCTATAACTGAAGTATTGGCAAATGGAGGATTATATTTAGGTATACTATATTTTGGATCATTTTTTAAAGGTTTACTAACTAAGGACGGCCTTAAAAAAATTTTTGTAGTAATGACATTTTATTTATTTGTTACAACGGCATTTACGTACAATTATATTTTGATTTTTTTACTAATATGGTTTAGTAGCTTTTCTACGACCAGGGAGAACAATAATGAAATATTCTCCATTGAAGCAATTAATAAAGAGTGA
- a CDS encoding capsular polysaccharide synthesis protein — MKRSKIFVLWYQGEKNAPDLVKLCISSIKNNSADHEVIVLDDHNLYEWIPKFPKEIERKFDNGIFSMQLKSDLIRYSLLEKYNCLWLDATVFVSHPIPQSIFSKDFFTVVRTEAQKKDISGKISPFIMGRNDSPKSRKIFSFCKKMLETYILKEDDLINYLLVENILYIAIKHNNWLKKEIDTFFNNKKDVLGLVKKLNTEYDKNIDVFLKNNTFNKLNFHKNYSEKDVNGNLTVFGKLKEQYLKEEI, encoded by the coding sequence ATGAAAAGAAGTAAAATTTTTGTTTTGTGGTATCAAGGAGAAAAAAATGCCCCTGATTTAGTAAAGCTGTGTATTTCGAGTATTAAAAATAATTCTGCTGATCATGAAGTAATTGTGTTAGATGATCATAATTTATATGAATGGATACCCAAATTTCCAAAAGAGATAGAAAGAAAATTTGATAATGGTATATTTTCAATGCAATTAAAGTCTGATTTAATTCGCTATTCTTTATTAGAAAAATATAATTGTTTATGGTTGGATGCAACAGTTTTTGTATCTCATCCTATTCCTCAAAGCATATTCTCTAAGGATTTTTTTACAGTAGTAAGAACCGAGGCTCAAAAAAAAGATATTAGTGGAAAAATTTCTCCATTTATTATGGGAAGAAATGATTCTCCAAAAAGTAGAAAGATATTTTCTTTTTGTAAAAAGATGCTAGAAACATATATTTTAAAAGAAGATGATCTTATTAATTATCTTTTAGTAGAAAATATTCTTTATATTGCAATAAAACATAATAATTGGTTAAAGAAAGAAATAGATACTTTTTTTAATAATAAAAAAGACGTTTTAGGTTTAGTAAAAAAATTAAATACCGAATATGATAAAAATATAGATGTTTTTTTAAAAAATAATACTTTTAATAAATTGAATTTTCATAAAAATTATTCTGAAAAAGATGTAAATGGAAATTTAACTGTATTTGGTAAATTGAAGGAACAATATTTAAAAGAAGAGATATAA
- a CDS encoding capsular polysaccharide synthesis protein, with protein MKKITYINEFGLKIFLSKSIRRLFFKNYTWIGKKINLKNENIIKKFLIENIWNEAYKISLQPNPINKSIEINNTIWTMWWQGEKNAPDIVKVCIKKLRDENKKVVVITKDNYLKYVTLEKEIVKKFKEEKISFTHFSDIIRVNLLFNYGGMWIDSTVLATKKIQNSILKKEFYSIKTENYTNDPSHGRWTTFCMEAIQGSIIMKYLVNAFNIYFKKYNYMVDYILLDYFILLAYESNNQVRLIIDNIPKNNSHVFDLRKYLNIPVKKCKYFKDTYLYKLSYKMNFNVNSKQQTLYQNLILNIGNNTTNVKI; from the coding sequence ATGAAAAAAATTACATATATTAATGAGTTTGGGCTAAAAATATTTTTGAGTAAATCAATTAGAAGGCTATTTTTTAAAAATTATACTTGGATCGGGAAAAAAATAAATTTAAAAAATGAAAATATAATAAAAAAATTTTTGATAGAAAATATTTGGAATGAAGCATATAAAATAAGTCTTCAACCCAATCCAATTAATAAAAGTATAGAGATTAATAACACAATCTGGACCATGTGGTGGCAAGGTGAAAAGAATGCCCCTGATATTGTAAAAGTTTGTATAAAAAAACTACGTGATGAAAATAAAAAGGTAGTAGTAATAACCAAAGACAATTATTTGAAATATGTAACTTTAGAAAAAGAAATAGTAAAAAAATTTAAAGAAGAAAAAATATCATTTACTCATTTTTCTGATATTATTCGTGTTAATTTACTATTTAATTATGGGGGAATGTGGATAGACTCTACAGTTTTAGCTACTAAAAAAATTCAAAATTCTATCTTGAAAAAAGAATTTTATAGTATAAAAACAGAGAATTATACAAATGATCCTTCTCACGGACGATGGACGACTTTTTGTATGGAGGCTATTCAAGGATCAATCATTATGAAATATTTGGTTAATGCTTTTAATATATACTTTAAAAAATATAATTATATGGTTGATTATATTCTTTTAGACTATTTTATATTACTTGCATATGAATCTAATAATCAAGTGAGATTGATAATTGATAATATTCCTAAAAATAATTCACATGTATTTGATTTACGAAAATATTTAAATATTCCGGTAAAAAAATGTAAATACTTTAAGGATACTTATTTGTATAAATTAAGTTATAAGATGAATTTTAATGTAAATAGTAAACAACAAACTTTATATCAGAACTTAATATTGAATATTGGAAATAATACTACAAATGTCAAAATTTAA